A region from the Lycium barbarum isolate Lr01 chromosome 8, ASM1917538v2, whole genome shotgun sequence genome encodes:
- the LOC132606758 gene encoding probable disease resistance protein At4g27220, translating to MEALSILKEKVWDPYMGLEGKIETLRIKMQVLISRSKDVMTETKDAELHSSKKRKTEVDNWQSNVQKLEDEFRCFEQEIEQRSKFSRIGLSNRADKIHKEVEGLIDQGKFSEGILLNANEEKVQPLVTTNLKGKAFEQSLKEAVEYSLSEVSSIGIWGMGGVGKTTLATHIHNHLLKDSRFTSNVYWVTVSQDFSITKLQSQIAKMLRLDLSAEDDDKKRAASLYQSLMRNKNFVLILDDVWTPFDVEKVGIPLEMGGGKLIITSRSVEVCDRIGCKTKVKVGTLSPIESWEFFVEKLDHGGNLPNEIEEIARKMTKKCDGLPLGIITMASSMKGVNDVFEWRDAFEEFTESCMQMENMNNEVFPILRFSYNRLREPRLQKCFLYCCLYPEDFKIRRNELIRLFIVEGLLVRRNNKRAEFDQGHAVLNKLERACLLESVLNYEGESCVRMHDLVRQMALHIARDEFKWMVKAGAQFREIPGEQEWSEDLDKVSLMANDIKEISQPLSNVRPRLTTFSLRGNRSLSQVVDPFLVQMPGLCVLDLSYTAIQQLPSSVTNLASLSALLLRRCRELRFLPPLDKLKNLTELDLFDTNIKEVPQGLASLVNLSFLDMRTREKLFKTPAVGILARLFNLHSLSIPFAVRVEDLRGMRQLEVFRGVFVDVCSFNGFVKHRQSCRTPSFFQIALDPTQSPSLGFGIIPHCKVVVLRGMVLTGDKIEEEGDVTLLPLDTQELVIDHCDILTLGNSLLDAIPSLTQSKDLRAIRIFSCKGIEFLMRLSNCSSMGGRMMGDHELTSTCSPFSSLERLTLRGLEEFSGLVKLELGEALPPVGTFSHLCRLNVYSCHKMKNLIPRWLLQYLLNLTDIVVEDCEEMEEIMSEDEEEQAKQCASSASSSSPFPSNESRSIKDDEVVLPKLQNVTLTWLPKLKSVYKGRMTCGSIQRITVVGCEKLKRLPFNSSSSKRAAISSSSSSRYLHGS from the coding sequence ATGGAGGCATTATCAatcctcaaagagaaagtatgGGATCCATACATGGGACTCGAGGGAAAAATAGAAACCCTTAGAATTAAGATGCAAGTGTTGATCAGCCGTAGTAAGGATGTCATGACTGAAACAAAAGATGCAGAACTCCATTCAAGTAAGAAACGGAAGACAGAGGTCGACAATTGGCAGAGCAACGTACAAAAACTAGAGGATGAGTTTAGATGCTTTGAGCAAGAAATAGAACAGAGGTCTAAATTTTCACGCATAGGGTTGTCGAATCGTGCCGATAAAATTCATAAAGAAGTGGAAGGCCTCATAGACCAAGGTAAATTTTCGGAGGGGATTTTGCTCAATGCTAATGAAGAAAAAGTGCAGCCTTTGGTGACAACAAACTTGAAAGGCAAAGCATTTGAGCAGAGTCTAAAGGAGGCGGTAGAGTACTCTTTGAGTGAAGTTTCAAGTATTGGCATTTGGGGGATGGGTGGTGTGGGTAAAACCACTCTTGCAACACATATCCATAACCATCTTCTCAAAGATTCAAGATTCACAAGTAATGTTTATTGGGTCACTGTATCACAGGATTTTAGCATTACTAAACTGCAGAGTCAGATTGCTAAGATGTTGAGACTAGATCTTTCAGCTGAGGATGACGATAAGAAAAGGGCGGCCAGTTTGTACCAAAGTTTGATGAGGAATAAAAATTTTGTTCTCATATTGGATGATGTATGGACCCCTTTTGATGTAGAGAAGGTAGGAATTCCACTAGAAATGGGTGGAGGTAAACTGATCATTACCAGTCGATCGGTTGAGGTGTGTGACAGAATTGGCTGCAAAACGAAAGTAAAAGTAGGAACACTTTCGCCGATTGAGTCTTGGGAATTCTTTGTCGAGAAACTTGATCATGGTGGAAATCTCCCAAATGAAATAGAAGAAATAGCAAGGAAAATGACAAAGAAATGTGATGGACTGCCACTGGGGATAATAACTATGGCTTCAAGTATGAAAGGAGTGAATGATGTTTTTGAGTGGAGGGACGCATTCGAAGAATTCACAGAATCTTGTATGCAAATGGAGAATATGAATAACGAAGTGTTTCCCATTCTCCGCTTTAGCTATAATCGGTTGAGGGAGCCAAGACTGCAAAAGTGTTTTCTTTATTGCTGCTTATACCCTGAAGACTTCAAAATTAGGAGAAATGAATTGATTCGCCTTTTTATTGTTGAAGGATTGCTAGTTAGGAGGAACAACAAGAGAGCAGAATTTGATCAAGGTCATGCAGTGTTGAACAAACTGGAAAGGGCGTGCTTATTAGAAAGTGTTTTGAATTATGAAGGAGAAAGTTGTGTGAGGATGCATGATTTGGTGAGACAGATGGCACTGCATATTGCAAGAGATGAATTTAAGTGGATGGTGAAAGCAGGAGCACAATTTCGTGAAATACCAGGGGAGCAAGAATGGTCAGAGGACTTGGACAAGGTTTCTTTGATGGCAAATGATATAAAGGAAATTTCACAGCCCTTATCCAATGTACGTCCTCGGCTTACAACTTTTTCATTGCGAGGAAATCGTAGTTTGAGTCAAGTTGTAGATCCTTTTTTGGTGCAGATGCCTGGTCTATGTGTTCTGGATCTAAGCTACACTGCAATACAACAGCTGCCTAGTTCCGTGACAAATTTAGCAAGTCTCTCTGCATTGCTGCTGCGACGTTGTAGAGAACTTAGATTTCTGCCGCCGTTGGACAAGCTCAAGAACCTCACTGAATTGGACCTTTTTGACACAAACATCAAGGAGGTGCCCCAAGGCTTAGCAAGCTTGGTTAATTTAAGTTTCCTGGACATGAGAACAAGGGAGAAACTATTTAAGACACCAGCTGTAGGTATTTTAGCTAGGCTCTTTAATCTTCATTCCCTCTCGATTCCTTTTGCTGTACGAGTAGAAGATTTAAGGGGGATGAGACAACTAGAGGTATTTCGCGGGGTGTTTGTTGATGTTTGTAGTTTCAACGGATTTGTCAAACATCGGCAGTCTTGCAGGACGCCGAGTTTCTTTCAAATTGCTTTAGATCCGACACAATCTCCCAGTTTGGGTTTCGGTATTATTCCTCATTGTAAAGTAGTGGTTCTAAGGGGCATGGTTCTCACCGGGGATAAAATAGAAGAAGAGGGAGATGTGACTCTTCTACCTCTGGACACTCAAGAGTTAGTAATTGACCACTGTGATATTCTCACCTTGGGCAATAGCTTGTTAGATGCTATTCCATCTCTGACTCAGTCCAAAGACTTGAGAGCAATTCGAATTTTTAGCTGCAAAGGTATAGAGTTCTTAATGAGGTTATCTAATTGTAGCTCAATGGGTGGAAGAATGATGGGAGATCATGAACTGACGTCTACTTGCAGCCCCTTCTCGAGTCTTGAGAGATTGACCTTGAGGGGCTTAGAGGAATTCAGTGGTCTTGTTAAGTTGGAGTTAGGAGAAGCTTTGCCTCCAGTTGGAACCTTTTCCCATCTCTGCAGGCTTAATGTTTATTCGTGTCATAAAATGAAGAATCTAATCCCTAGGTGGTTGCTGCAATACCTCCTAAATCTGACGGATATAGTAGTAGAGGACTGCGAGGAAATGGAAGAGATAATGAGTGAGGATGAAGAAGAGCAAGCAAAGCAGTGCGCTAGTTCAGCCTCATCATCGTCTCCTTTTCCTTCAAATGAAAGCAGAAGCATCAAGGATGATGAGGTTGTTCTACCAAAGTTGCAAAATGTTACCTTAACTTGGTTACCAAAACTGAAGAGCGTATACAAGGGAAGAATGACTTGTGGTTCTATTCAGCGTATAACAGTGGTCGGTTGTGAGAAGCTGAAGAGACTTCCATTTAACTCTTCCTCTTCTAAACGGGCAGCCATCAGCTCTTCCAGCTCTTCAAGGTATCTACATGGATCATGA